The genomic window CAGGCCGGCACCAGCATGGCGGCCCCATTTGTGACGGGGACAATCGCTCTGATGTTCTCAGCCGATTCCAACTACACCCACGATGACGTAAAAAAATACATAGTCGAAAGCGCCTACGTCGATGAAGACGTTGGCGAAGCTCCCAACAACAGATGGGGTTTTGGAAAACTCGACGTGCTGGCCGCACTCGAAACAGCGATCAACGGAGGTTCATCCGGCCGCTTCGACGGGAATCAAAGCCTCAGCGAACCTGAAGGCGCAGGCGCTTCCGGAGGAAGCCTTGGTTGCACGCTCTCCTCGGAGGTGAGCGGATCCGACAAAAAGATAGTCTTGGCAGGAATGTTCTTCATCGCAGCGGCCCTGATAGCGGCGAGAAGGCGTTCGATGAGATAGAAGGGGAAGAAGATCCGCTATTTGCGATGGACGATTGAAAATTTTATATAGACCCGGCTTGACCGCTCGGCACCCCTCCCCCATGCCTTTGAGCCCAAGCCGGGTTTTTTGTTGCCTGAATGCAAAATTACGCCGAGTTCCAGATCGAGCATCTCCGGTAGAGCCCTTCGAGCTTTTTAGGCGCTTGCTGAACGATGGGATTGAAAGGGGGATCGAAAGAGGGATCGCTTGAGTTAAAATGGGAATCCTAAAGAGTAACCGCGGAAAAAACAGGAACAGGATCTTCTCCCGTGTCAGATCGCCTGATTACCGCTTTCTCAGGTGAGAATCCTGACCGCTGCTTTTTCATGGGGGATCGTCAATACATCGCGACAGAGAATGTCGAGTTGACAGGTGAGAGCATTTCCACTAATCAGCCGGAGCTTTCGGAATCTGCATCGATCGGGGTGTAGCTCAGCTTGGCTTAGAGCGCACGGTTCGGGTCCGTGAGGCCGGAGGTTCGAATCCTCTCACCCCGACAAGAACAAACATAGAAGGGCTGGCGTTTTGCGCCGGCCCTTTTTCATGTCCGTTCAACAAATCCGCAAAATCAAACGAGCCCTCCCTGTGAGCCTCATGACCAAAGGAATTTTTAATCCCTTCCAGGCTATGATCTCTGCCCGCGCAAAAGGGAAAGCTTTTTATGTCGTTTGAATTTTTTAATTTCGGCCTCGCGCACCATAGCAGCAGATTTGTTCTGCGCCGACTCTACGTGAAGGAGGCGGGCGAAGCCCCTCGCCCTTACATACTTCGCTCCGCGCCCCGCGGCGTGCATCGCGATCCTGCGCTCTATGTCGTTGGTAGCTCCGGTGTAGAGAGTGCCATCGCGACACTCAAGAATATATACCGACCAGGTTTTTTTCATCTCATCAGAAGATCGATAATGTTCGTGCTGATTCGAATATGCGTCCCTTCGCTCTCTATCGATACCCTCTCGAGAAGCGATGCGAGCCTGTGATCACCCGGATTCTCGAGGATTAAAAGCGCCCTAAGCCCCTCGAGCGCATCCTTGAGATTCTTCGCTGCAGTTGCGTCCGCTGCCGAAAGCGTGGCGGTAAGGCGTTTGCCATTCTGGCTTAGAAAATAAAGGAGCGTCCTGCCGCCGTCATCTGCGCCGAAAAATTTTGAAATTTCAGGAGAAAGCCTGAGATAACCGTAGATCACACCAACCGGAAACGAGCCCTCGTCCGAGACATCACGAGGAAGCTTCTTAGAAACTCTTTCGAAGGCCGAAATCGAAGCGACCGCCATGTGAATGTCATCTAGAAACCTGAAGCAATATGATTCATCCACACCATCCTCGCAGAATGTGGAGATCCCGCTTTTTTCGTCCAAAATTTCCGTAAAGGACTCCTCCTCGCCGAGAGCAGCCCTGACATCGGAAACAATCTTCTCCTTTTTGAAATCCCCCTGAATTATGAAGATCGTATTCGAAGGCGAATCTCCGGAAGCGGGAAGGATCGCTGCGGAGAAAAGCCCTACCGAATCCCCCTTGGCCAGAAGCCCTTTGAGAAGATCCGCAGCGGCTCCTCCCTCATTCTGCAGTTTTGAAATTATCGCAGCGCCGATCAGCGGATCTTCGAACAACCTCCAGGCATCCACCGATGCGTAAAAATCACATTCCGCAGGAATCCACCTGGCGACCATTTGAAATTTTTCCGAGGATGGGGATGTGATATCGTAGAGGCGGCTCTTTTCAGATATCGTCGAATCACCCGAAAATTTCAGCGCGTACACGATCGCGGCTGCGAGGAAGAGGATCAAAAGGACTCTAAACGCCATCCTTCCTTTTCTCACCATACATCCCTCCTCTGCCATGAATCGATAAATGCGGCTATCGATTGTCTCGCCTGCATCGCACAGTATTGAAGCCGTGGCATTTTCAAAATTTGCTTTGGATTTTTTACGAGCTTGCCAGCCATCGCCACCGGATCAAGATCACCTGAGTCGGTGACGGCGTCTCCAAACAGAGGAAGGGTCAAATCCAAGGGATCCAAAACGGCGCGCACTATCACAAAAGGCAGAGAATGATCCGCGCAGGCTGCTGCGAGATCGTAGCTCTCCATGTCTATGCCTACCGCCTCGAATTTGGTTCCGGTATATGCCTTATCGTGAGATTCGGAAACGGGCAGCGCAACGGTAACCACCGATCCGGCCTTTCCCCTGATGCCATCCTCATTACATATTTTTATGGCGCTTTCGACGTACCTGGGCTCGAGATCGATCTTCTCCGAACCGCTCTCATCCACAACCCGGTCGGCTATTACGAGATCTCCGGCGGCAAACCTGGGATCTGCCCCCCCGCAATATCCAACATGAAGGCAGAAATCAGGGCGGTGGTTTTCTATGAGGTACGATATCGCCCTGCGCATCGCCTCGCGCCCTATTCCACTTCTGGCGAGTATCACCGGTTTGCCATTATATTTGCCGATTATGATCTGTGCAGGCCTGACATGAATCCGTAAATCCATCTCGATCTTCGATCTGATAGGTCTTATCTCATCATCCATTGCCGCAACGATAGCGAGCCTCTTATTTTCCATCTTCAATATCTAATTCCGTCGAAAGAGGAAGTCAACGCGGCAAAAAACTGCCGTGACTGGTGACTGATGACTCGTAACTGGTGAGCGGTCGGAACCCCGCGGTAGCGGCGGCTTAAATCATGCGGGAATGACATTCATAGTGTCATCCCCGAGTGCTTTAATCGGGAATCCCGTAACAGCCGGCGCTAAAAAGGATTAAGGTAAATGGTTTAAAATAGCGTCCATTTGGCCATGCGAAGGATATCCCCTACGGATTTCATGGAGCTCAGCGCAACGGTGGCCTCGAATCCGCAGTGAGCCATGCAATTGGCACACCGCCTGTCTCTGCCGGGGCCGTAGCGCTCCCAGTCAATATCGTTTATGAAGTCAGAATATCTCTCGTAATGCCTGTCCGTAACGAGGTAACAGGGCGCCTTCCATCCGCATACGTTGTAGGTGACATTTCCCCACGGCGTACACGAATAATCCCGCTTGCCCTGGAGAAAATCGTAGAAGAGTGGAGTATTCCATACGCGCGGGCCTCGCACTACATCATCCAGAGCTTTGAACTTCTCAACT from Myxococcales bacterium includes these protein-coding regions:
- a CDS encoding GIY-YIG nuclease family protein, which codes for MKKTWSVYILECRDGTLYTGATNDIERRIAMHAAGRGAKYVRARGFARLLHVESAQNKSAAMVREAEIKKFKRHKKLSLLRGQRS